Below is a genomic region from Nilaparvata lugens isolate BPH unplaced genomic scaffold, ASM1435652v1 scaffold8100, whole genome shotgun sequence.
AGATAGCACTGCTACTGAAACCGTATCACGAATATTCACGATTCATTCCGAGGTTTaccgaatgcttcacttgcctcggctaggttcggctactctcggatgaactcgtgcaaaattggttcagacaggattgtgaaccaaatccgtGCTAGCAAACTGATTCCCCTCCTCCGTTCCACTACCTCACCCAGCCCTGTTTTTGGGTTCACATCGGGGAATGAACACTTCCACGCGTCTCGTCATTCCATTCGGTGCTGTATCAAGCAAGCCACTCCGGGATCTCAGGCACCGGCAGCAAAACATCAACGTTAAGTTTAcgtagatgaaaaatgttgtgatgtaatttaatgagaataaaataaaaatataattatttgagttgcaaattcatcattgtataggaagttgattcaattctgggggttcaatgaaccattgaacacataggacgagccgccactgaATGGTATTATAAGTTGAATTAAGTAAAAATAATAGTTAGCCTACGAGTTGTTAATAAAGATCGAGTGATCTGGCTGGCACAGGTCTAGTGTCTTTTTCAGGTCTGGTATCTAGTTTTCAGGTCgctcctgattaatttcagggccTCCGATGTGACCTAACGACTTTTATTggacagccgggaccgacaaattaacgtgttcatccgaaacacaggagtggcccgagagaaatattattcatggCTCGGGATTCAAACCAGGGCCTCTGAATTATAAAAtcagcatctaatccactcgacaacGGCTACTCACGTAGTTATGCTATAATAATGCATAACGAATActgatattttttgaagaactgaatatgatttgatttgaatcagaTGCTGACACTTTAGAACGTGAATTTCATTTACTATAGACATAGAGTAAAAATAGAAATGAGGCAGTTGGGCTGGTACAGTTGGAGATGTACAACGAATGGGGGATGATTGCAAAACAAAACAGTATGTGAATGTGAGAGTGCAAGGAAGGAGAGCAGTGGGACGTCCAAGGTATTCATAATGAGGATCGGATTGAGGAGATAGGATGGAGAAGAGGAAAGACTGTCCCAGAGATGAAGAGAATGACAATGGATAAGGAattataacctcatttcggactttttcacctatataaatttggaagaaaaatagcacaaggaccatcttattattttatctttcaatgttattacattagtgtcatttgcattgtagaTAAATAAATCATGGAAGAAATGGACTGAGGCTACCCCAATAATTTAAAGGCACACTGGGGAGAGAGGCAAAGATAACGTGAATTTGTCTATTGTATCATTTATAGTTAACTCATTGTAGGTATCCAAATTGTAGACTATTATTTGTCTCTGCTACAGATTTAATTAGCGCGTTAAAAGTAGATGATGTGGCAGTTCTATGAATAGTCAGAGTCAGACACACCACTCCAAGCTAATGGCATATATGGCTTAAATATATGTGCTAATGGGTATTGCGTGAATTGAACTGACCTGTATCTGTAGGGCGACATCGCTGATGCCGTGATGCATCTCGGGCGGCTGCGAGGGAGCACTCTGCAGCACGAGGTCGTCGCTCTTGCTATGCTTCAGTTCGCACAGCCCCAGGCCACTCGGTCGCTCCTCGTAGGCCGAGTAGCGCGCCACCGCCGGACTGCGACAACGTCGCACGCCGACAAAGTCGCGGCGACCGCCTCCGCCACCACCATCATGCTGCTGCATCAGCAATTCCGTCATCTGCGAACCGACAACAACAAATTAAAACACAAGTTATGTCACCAACTCTACCAAGTAAAAAAAGCATCCACATGAAAATACAAGTCTACAGTACCACCAaaactatagagaggtccacgttataatggcagtgtttgattggcaatgatattgctatcctagtctatcattcaacaaacctGATCTCTTATATctgcgctatctctttctcactttgtcctgttgccagatcgtcttttaacaatatagaattgagaattaattagcaaaatatatcatcttatattatgtgaattcaaaatgaaaatataatgaattgtttagtaaaatattgattatttcaaacgaaaatgaacagttaatattacagaggttcggcaacgttgttctcctatctttctccactgtagGTACAAAGTGagcataattaattcattattcgTCCATGGTAAAAATCAGTTCAGAAGCCACCTAAGCTTG
It encodes:
- the LOC111059504 gene encoding uncharacterized protein LOC111059504 (The sequence of the model RefSeq protein was modified relative to this genomic sequence to represent the inferred CDS: added 113 bases not found in genome assembly); the encoded protein is MTELLMQQHDGGGGGGRRDFVGVRRCRSPAVARYSAYEERPSGLGLCELKHSKSDDLVLQSAPSQPPEMHHGISDVALQIQKEACVVYEDDLAPMPCTLPIYYSDSEACASPTPTPGGG